The region TGTAAATACCGCGCTTGATGTTGGCTCAGCAATAAATACAAATATTCGCATCCCTATTGGTCCAGTAGAGTTACAAAGTGGCCCTGGTGGTGGCACATTACAAATTCCTTTTTAATAGTATGAAGAAACTCCCTTTCCAGAATTTTTTTGCCACCATTTTTGTTTTTTTGATCTTTTTTTGTTTTGTCCCACTAGTGTTTGCTCAAAGTGGCAACACCACTATCTATCGTGGACCAGACTATGTAAATGTAACACCATTTTCCAGCTTCGGTGCGGTGACTATTGATCGTTTAATCAATAATGTGATTAATTATGTTTCCGGTATCTTGGCGACTATCGCGGTAGCATCTTTGATGTATGGTGGCGTGCTGTATATGACAGCAGGAGGGGATAATGGTCGAATTGGTAAGGCAAAACAAGTCGTAATTCTCACCTTTGTTGGTTTAGTTTTAGCCTCTATGGCCTATTTGGTAATTATATTCGTTACTCGTCTTTTTTATGCAGCATAATATGAAAAAGTATGGTAAATGCCTTCTGACAGCTTTGGTCCTTTTAGGTATTAGTACTAATACTGCATTTGCTGCTGCTGTGGATGATTATGTGAATGGGCTCAGAATATCAGCGATTGCTAATATTAGAGACATTAATGCCCGCAGTGAAGTAAATACACGCTTAGAGGCACTTAATGCTTGTCTGAATAGAGATTGGGCAGGCCACAACGGCCAAAAAAACTGGCAGTATCATGTTGGTGGTAATGAAGTAACTACTAGAGAAAGATTAGTTGAAGTGATTGATAATGATAACAACCATCCCTGCAATGCAGAAAAAGCTACATTAGCTACATATTTACAATCTATTATTGGTCAACCGAACGTAGGCTATCCACCATTAATTGCCAGCGTGCGCAGAGGGGCATTAGAAGATGGCGTCACTCAGAGTTTTGGTATTTATTATTCCAATGAGCCAGCTTTGAAGGCTAAGTTTGATAGCTATTTCGAGTGCTTAATGGCTGAAGATAATGGTGCTGCACGTTGGCAATTTGGTCGCGCTGCGCCCACAACAATCGAAGAATTAAGAACGCGAACCAGTGCTAGTTCTCATCCTTGTCATCGTGAGCGTGAATTACTAGCAGGTCATAATCGCGGAGATCCTGTGGATAGTTCTAGCAGAGCAAATCTCGCTGACAGTCCAAATCGTCAAGGTCGTACTGAAAGTCCAGTTGGTCCAACAAATACAACAGGTTCGACAAACTCAGGAGTTGATTCACGGCCAATTTATCAACGTATTGTGCCTCCTTCTGAGCAAGACGTTTTTGCCCCAGCTTTTGCTCGAGGCAGCAATCCTAGCATCAGTAGCTTTGTGAATTTTCTTTTTGATTTATTGGTCCGTAAATTACTCCCTTGGATGGTAGCTGTAATGGTACTACTCATTACTTGGGCTGGATATAATTATATTATGGCACAAGGCGATTCAGGAAAACTCAAGCAAGCAAAGGATATGATTCTCTATTCTATCATCGCGATAGTACTAGCTGTAGCGGCACTTAGTATCATCACTATTCTCAATAATATTCTTACTAATGCGCGCTAAACTTATGAGAAAGATCTTTATTATCTTAGTATTATTGCTTTGCACTTCTAGTTTTGCTTTTGCTCAAAATCTTCCCAATCTGCCTGGTGGTGGAGGTGCTGGAGCTGTTTCCGCACCCAATGTGCCTGGTTCTCCAACAATTCCTAATGTCCAAAATTTGCCTGGAGGTGGTGGGCAAGGGGCTATTAGTGCCCCAGGAGGTTTGCCAGGGGGAGCTGCTGGTGCTGTAACGGGACCAGGTGGGCTGCCAGGAGGCGCTACTGGTGCTACTACAGCACCATCTGTGTATGGTCAACCAAATAATCAAAGTTCTAACACGGGCTCAGGCGGCTTTCTAAATATTGCTACCCCAGCTAATCATGGTCTGCCAGGCAATGAGGGGTTAGAACCTATTATTACTCGAGTGATCAATAACGCTTTGAATTTTATTGCCTTAGTTGGTATTGCTGGATTGATTTTCGCCAGCTTGCAACTCTTCTTGGCTCAAGGAAAGGCTGATGGTATTGGTCAAGCAAAGAATAATATTTTTAATCTGCTCCTTGGTTTTGTCATTGTACTACTTGCTTGGAGTGGGGTGACCATTGCTTTGAGATTTTTAGGCTTCTAGAGGAGATCTACTTGGCGCGATCCCAAACAGGTATGCATGGCTTTGCCTTAAGCTAAGAAAGCCCTTGTTAGTGATGATTAGATGATCTTGCAATGAAATTCCCAAATTATGTCCGGCATTGGCAACTTTTTGGGTCAGTTCTTGGTCCTCGCTACTGGCGATATGGTCACCACTGGGATGATTGTGGGCGAGAATAAAAGTATAGGCATTGGTGATTAATCCTGGTCTTAAAATATCTTTTAGGTCAGTGTAAGCAGTGTTTAAATTACCCAAGGCAATAATTTGATCATGGATTAAGTGTAGTTGATTATCGAGATATAGGGCTCTGATCATTTCTTGTTCTAATGGGATCATTGCGTTGAGATGCATGTAGGCGGCAAGTGGTGAGTTAATCTTGGTAATGTATGGTTTGCTTTGGGCAAACAACTTTTTTCCTAAGGTAAAAATGGCCGCAATTTGTTGGGCCTGTTTTAAGTTCACTTGGGTTATTGCTACAATATGTTCAGGAGAAGGATTTTGTGCTAAGAGATATAGTATCTCAACAGAAAATTCCTGAGCTGAAGGGTCTGCTAACGCCCAATTTAGTAATTGGGAGATTGAGCAAGCATGTAGGTTGCCAGTGTGAAACATAGCTACAAAAAAGTTAAGTTAATCTCAATATAGAGTAAAAAAAATGAAAAAAACTTTGGATACCAATATCAATTATTTGCTTGAGCTCTGTAAGAGTTTTAATCAGAACTCCAATCTGGCCAAAATACAAGAAGCTTATCTATTTGCTGAGCAAGCTCATAATGGTCAGTTCCGTAAATCGGGTGAGCCCTATGTGACCCATCCATTAGCTGTTGCAATGCTATTGGCTGAGTTGAAAGTTGATGATGCTACTATTATTGCAGCTTTACTACACGATGTTCCTGAAGATACGAGTGTCTCTATTGAGGATGTCGCTGCTCAATTTGGGGAAGATGTCAGTCATCTAGTGGAAGGAGTAACTAAACTTTCGAAAGTAAAATATGTGCTTAATATGGAACAGTATCAGGTTGATTGCCTGCGCAAAATGTTCCTTACTCTCTCCCAGGATCTTCGAGTAGTTATTATCAAATTGGCTGATAGGTTGCACAATATGAGAACATTGACGGCTGTAGCTCCAGAGAAAAGAGTGCGCATTGCCCTGGAAACTATGGAAATCTATGCCCCTTTAGCTGATCGGCTGGGAATCTGGTCTTTTAAATGGGAATTAGAGGATCTCTGTTTTCGTCATTTATATCCGCTGCAATTTTACAAATTGACTAAAGAGCTTTCTTTAGGCCAATTTGAGCGTGATGAATTAGTCAAAGAGATGAAAGATGCTCTTGGTGAACAAATTGTTAGCAAACTGCAAATTACTAATTTTGAAGTTTATGGTAGAGCCAAGCATTTGTATTCTATTTTTCGGAAAATGGAACGCAAACAAAAGACTTTGTCAGAAATTTATGATTTATTTGCTATTCGAGTCATAGTAGATAAGGTTAGTGACTGTTATGCCGTACTTGGCCTTATTCATGAAATGTGGAAACCAAAGGCTGGTAGATTTAAAGACTATATTGCTGCGCCTAAAGTTAATGGCTACCAAAGCTTACATACCACCGTATTTGGTGTTGATGAAAATTTAATTGAGTTTCAGATTCGTACTAAATCTATGCATGAGCAAGCTGAGTTGGGTTTTGCCGCTCATTGGGCATATAAAGATCAAGGTGGCAGCAAAGCTGTCAATGAAAAAAATATGGCCTGGTTAGCACGATTAAAAGATTTGCAAGAGAATATTCATGATAATAAAGAATTCATTGAAGGAGTAAAGGTTGATTTATTTAACCAACGTATTTTTGTTTTTACCCCACGAGGAGAAGTGAAGGATTTGCCTGAAGGAGCTAATGCTATTGACTTTGCCTTCGCTGTGCATAGTAATGTTGGCTATCGCTGTCAGGGGGCTAAAGTGAACGGCAAAATTGTTCGTCTGGAGACTCCGCTAAAAACTGGAGATGTGATAGAGGTACTCACTACCAAAAATATTATTGGCCCTAAACGTGATTGGCTACGAGTAGCAGCAACGGTACGAGCGCGAAGCCGAATCAAGGCTTGGTTTCGACGTCAAGATCGTGATGCCAATATGCATTCCGGATTAGAATTACTGGAAAGGGAATTGGCCTTTTTTGGTAAAGGGAAAGTCAGCGACCTGAATGAAGCAAAAAAGAACGATTTGCTCCAAACATTTACTTCTTATAAGAGTTTTGAAGACTTATTAGTGGCTATTGGTGAGGGGGAAATTTCCCAAAGAACCGTTCTAAAAAAGCTTTTTTCTGAACAAGAATTGTTACATGGTAAAGTTGTTGCCACTGTTCGCAATGATGAGGTAGAAAAGCCTCAAGTTTACATTCAAGGTGAACGAGATGTAATGATTACCTACGCTAAATGTTGTCTTCCTACTCCTCCCGCACCAATTATTGGGTACATTACTCGTGGTCGTGGAGTAACCGTTCATACCACAGACTGTCGTTGTGTTAAAAATCTTGCTTTAGATAGATTGGTTCATGCTAGTTGGCTGCACCCTAATGCTGTGACGAAGTACCATGTAATGGTTATTATTGAAGCACAAGATAGGGTTGGTCTACTGCGTGACATTCTCCAAGAATTAGCTCGTTATAATGTCAATGTGGTAAACTTGCGTATTCACCCTCGAGATGAGCTCGGCAATGTGCGAGATGAAATGGTGGTGGAAATAGTCAGTGTTGATCAAATTACCGCAGTGCTAGATTCTATATTGTCCATAACAGGGGTTCTGCGGGCTTATCAAATGGTCGAAGCACAAAGTCTATAATTTCTCTGCAATAATACATAAATTTCTCGCTTCAGAGCGTGCTACTATAGCTTCTTTATTGCTGTACCAAGCTTCAATAATACGAAAGCCGCTTTTTTTACAGGTAGTAATTAATTCTGTTTTGGTGAATGCATAGTAAAATCTTTGCTGTTTATTTTCTTGAGCCGTATAGGGTACATAACTATGATGATAAGGAGATTTCATAATATACTTGCGGTATTTTGCTTGCCACATATTCCATACTGTAATAAATAACTTGCCTTGAGGGTTGAGTGCTCTATGAACGCGTTTCAATACCTTGATTTGTTCTTCATTGCTTGCTAGATGGTGTAAGCTGGCAATGAAAAAAGCGCAATCAAAACGGTTACTGCCATAATGATATAGTGTCATATCTGCTCTTTCGAAAGTATAATTAGGCCATTTTTGTTTAGCCTCATACAATAAGTCTTCTGCCTGATCAATTCCCAAGTAGGTGCATGATTTGCTTGCTAAGAGCTCTATTAGTCTGCCATTGCCACAGCCGATATCAATCACATGGCTTTGTTCAGGAATATATGGTAAAAAAGCTTTCAGCTCCGGCCAAATGAAACTTCTTGTTTTTGAGAAGTGATCGGCTATAGTGTTGTAGATATTGCGTAAATCTGTTTTGTAATCATTCATATGTCAGCTATTGTACCCCAAAAAGAATACCAGAAAATGACGCCAGCGCTCTATGAAGCAGCCGCATTTGTCTTGCAAAAAATTATTTCTGAAGAAGTCACTGATCGAATCAGAATAGACAAGTGGAAACGTGAAGCTGCGCGCAAGTTTCAGGTGCCATGTCCAGCTCAAACTATTATTTTGGCTGTATACCGAGATTTAGTAGAAAAAGGTAAATTGGGACGACATGACTGGATTAATAAAACCTTGAAGAAGAGTGCGATCAGAACATTGTCAGGAGTGGCACCTATCCCAGTACTTACCAAACCTTATCCTTGTCCTGGTAAGTGCGTTTATTGTCCCACAGAAGCTGGTGTGCCCAAGAGTTATAATTCCAATGAGCCTGCTGTGATGCGGGCTATTACTGTCAATTGGGATAGTTATCGGCAAGTAGCAAAACGTCTTTATGCAATGTCTACCGCAGGTCACACTGTGGAGAAAGTAGACTTAATCGTTATGGGGGGCACTTTCTCATTTTTGCCTAGATCATATCAGGCCAGCGTAGTGCGCAAGGCGTTAAAAGCGATGAATGAATTTGTCGTGATGAGAGAGAATCCCAAGCGTTTTACCAAACGTTTTGATTCCAGTATTAAAGTTCATACCTCATTGCCAGCAGAAATGTTAAAAAATGAATCTGCAGCTATTCGGTGTATCGGTATTACATTTGAAACCAGGCCAGACTATGTGACTGAAAATGAAGTGATTCATCTGAGAAAATTAGGTGGCACAAGGATTGAAATAGGTGTGCAAAGTGTATATGACGATGTGAATTTATTAACTAAACGAGGACATGGCAATAAGGAGGCTAAGGAAGCCACATTTTTACTTAAGGAAGCAGGTTTTAAACTGCATTATCACACCATGCCCAATCTTCCTGGTAGTGATTTAAAGCGTGACCAAGAAATGTACGAAATTCTCTGGAATGATAGCGATTTTAGACCGGATCAAATCAAAATATATCCTTGTGTTGTCACCATTGATGCTGAGCTGAAAGATTGGTTTGATAGGGGAGAGTATCACACCTACTCAGATGAAGAGTTGATTAATATGCTGACTGAGGTAAAGAAAAATGTGCCCTATTGGGTACGAATTGTGCGTTTAGGAAGAGATATTCCCCAGCCCAATATTTTGGATGGTAGTCACTACACCAACTTCCGTGAGTTAGTACAAGCAGCAATGAAGAAAAAAGGGTATATATGCCGGTGTATTCGGTGTCGAGAAGTGCGTGATCGTGCGCATGATATTACCCAGGCTGAGTTATTTGTTGAAGAATATATTGCCTCTCAGGGAAAAGAATATTTTATTAGTATAGAGTCAAAAGATAGATCAATATTGTATGCCCATTTGCGTTTGCGTATTCCCTATCACACATTGGCAGGGAAAAAACATTTTATTCGTGAACTTACCGATAGCGCACTGATTCGCGAAGTTCATACCTATGGTGAAGCTGTTCCTTTGGAAGAAAGACGTAGTGGGGCTGCTCAACATATTGGCTTTGGTCGTATGATGATGGATAAAGTGGAACAAATATTACAGCGGGAAAAAATCAAAAAGATAGCTGTGATTAGCGGTGTAGGAGTTAGAGGATACTATCGAAAGTTAGGATATGAACTTGAGGGTACATATATGGTGAAAAAAATATAGGAGCAATAATGTTTGCCCCTGGGGGCCCATGTTTAGTTGTCTTTTCATTTTTATTTCGCTATCTATCTAAGATTGATTCAGGTATCGATCTATGTCTGTTTGGGATCTAGTTTTTCCACCTCGTTGTGTTCACTGTAATAAAGTTTCGCATTGGCTATGCGAAAGTTGCCAGCAATACTTCAACAAACATTTCCATACTCAAGTGCATGCAGTGATATTACCTAGTTTGAATCAGGTTTTTATTAGCTGCTATGATTATTCCCATACCATCAGTCGCTTACTCTATGCCTGGAAATATAGACGTTGGTATGGGGCTGGAGAATATTTAAAAAAGTTAATTCTTGCTGCTTATAGTGAAGCATTTGGCACTACAGAAAGAACACTTTGTGTGCCGGTGCCCATTCATCGCCAAAGATTGCGGGATCGTGGTTTTGATCAAACTAAAGAATTACTAGACATGTTAGTTGAACAATCTCCCGACATATGCCAACAACTACTGATTCGTACCAAGAATACTCGTACCCAAGTTGGTTTAAACAGGGTGGCAAGACAACAGAACGTGAAAAGAGCATTTATGCCCAATATCACTAATAAGTTTCTCCATCAATGCGATTATCGTATTGTTTTGATCGATGATATTTTAACTACCGGTTCAACTCTGCAAGAATGTGCGGCTCTGCTGCGCCAAATTGGTTTTTCTCACATAGATGCACTAGTCTTACAAAGAGGTACATAGTGCCATGTTGTTCAGGATCTATTTTCTGACGTCTTGCTTAATTTTATGTTACTTTATCATTGGTTAGAAGTTGCCTATGAAAAAAAATTATTCCACTACATTTCATTTGCCTGTTATTAGTGTAGCTACCGAAACTATTATTGCTTTACCCTATCAATTTATTATTGAATGGCAAAATTTCCAAATTGTTGCTTTGTGGGTACGATTTGGCCTTACTCACAAAAAAATAATTCTTTGGCAAGACATTCAAGAGATTAGTAATGGTTGGTATGTGCAATCAGAATCAGCCTTGAGCGAAGCCTCTGATTTGATTCGTTTGCAAGAGGTTTTGGCACGCTTCTTCAATCTAAAAGGAGCACATTGTAAGACATTGGATGGGGTGATGCTAGGCAAAGTAAGTGATTTTACTTTTGACATGAACACCGGCCAGATTACTCAAATCATGATAAAAAATTATCTTCTCAAACCCATTGCTCATGAACTAATCATTCCGCTTAGTGCTATTAATAAAGTGGAAAATGAAACCATATTTGTCGATGATCTAGAAAAGAAAGTAGAGACAGAGCAGACTAGTCCTGTCATTTTACCTGCAACCAACTATGTTTGATTTTAGTATTTTGAGTGCCCCAGTCAAAGGTTCCTATGCTCGGACTGGAATTTTCACTACCCCTCACGGTGAGATCCGGACACCAATCTTTATGCCCGTAGGTACCAAAGGTACAGTAAAGACTTTTACTCCTGAGGAATTAGTAGCTGTTGGTGCAGAGATTATTTTAGGTAATACGTATCATCTTTTTTTGCGCCCTGGAGATGAATTTTTAGCTGAAAGAGGCGGCTTGCATGGTTGGAGTCACTGGGATAAGCCGATTCTGACCGATTCTGGTGGTTTCCAGGTGTTTAGTTTAAAAAAAATACGCAAAATTGATGAAGATGGAGTGGAATTTCAATCAATTCATGATGGTTCAAAGCATTACTTTACTCCAGAACGAGTGATGCAAGTGGAAGCAAATATTGGAGCTGATATAATTATGGCTTTCGATGAATGTGCTCCTGGTAAGGCAGATAAGGAGTACGCTCGAGCAGCCATGGAGCGTACGCATCGTTGGTTGGAGCGCTGCGTGCAAGCGCAAAAGAGACCAGGTGATCAGGCTCTATTTCCTATTATTCAGGGCGTAACTTACGATGATTTGCGTATCGAGTCCGCCCAATTTGTCGAACGATTCAATTTGCCTGGGGTTGCGATTGGCGGTTTAGCAGTAGGCGAACCCAAAGACATCACTTATAGAGTATTAGATACACTGGCTCCTCACTTGCCAAGCAATAAACCCCATTATCTCATGGGTTTGGGGTCACCAGAAGACTTGTGGGAAGCTGTGCATCGTGGGGTTGATATGTTTGATTGTGTCTTGCCGACCCGTATTGGCAGACATGGAGGAGTCTTTTCACCAATCGGTAGGGTGGATGTACGCCGCAACGCATACCGCTTGAGTGATCAGCCTATTGATCAAGCCTGTAATTGTTATACCTGCAAGAATTATTCTCTTAGTTACTTACGCCACCTAATAGTGGAGAATGAAATTTTAGGAGCAAGATTGTGTAGCTTGCACAACATGCACTTTCTCTTTGAACAAATTCGCACTATCAGAAGTTCTATTATGGATGGTACCTTTCTACAAAAAAAGGAAGCATTTACGAGCAAATATAAGTATATGGGAAGTTAAGAATTCTGAATGCGGTCCTTCGGCGAGCTCAGGATGACGGCTGAGTGCTGAATTAAAGCAGGAAGCTGTGCCCCTTTTAGTCTAACTAAAAAAGGGCATACCTTATGGCTTGTGCAATAACTTTTGCTCTATTGTCCATTCCGAATTCAGAATTCAGCATTCAGAATTTCTTCTGTAGTTCTTTCCTAATCTCACTGCGGGCTTCTTTTTCGAGATCGTATACTTTTAAGTTCTTGTCTACATGCAGCTCATGCATGATGATGGCAAATTCTGCTATGATCATTGGCGCGATGAGAAAGCTGACATCGAGATGGAGGAAAATATTGTAAGTTGCGTGTAGTACTACTGCTACTAGCAATCCTTCTGCAATTAATTCTTCCTGACGGATATGAACACTTCTTGGTAAAGGAAATGTCCTTTTTTGCCAGAGCATTTTTAGTCTATGGACTCGAGTTTTGACTCCTTCAAAAAGTAAATACTGGCGAAGCTTTTTTTTCTCGCTTATTTCTGCTTCTAATCCAATAATTTTAGCCCGACCATAATAATAACCTAGAAATCCAGAAAATAAGGTATGTACAAGCATAGTGCCGAAGTTTCGGGCCGCTACCACTTGGACAAAGCTCATATTACTCATGAGTAGCCAAAAGTTGTTTAGTCCATCAGGGGCAAAGTTCTCAGCAGCTACAGTAAAGTAAGCGATATTTTCAATATAAGCGAAGCCTAGAGCTCCAGCTACAGCATACTCGATTCCATCCACGATACGGTTGAAAGCAACCTGATGATCATTAACGCTTCTAATAATAAAAAACTTAGCATATTCCTCTAATGCACCCATAAAGATAAATCCTAAGGCAATTAAAGGAATGTGATTGGCAATGGTAGCTTGGTCTACAAATTGGCTTAAATCAAAATTGAGAAAGCTCTTCAGTAAATAATTGATACCCAATACTGGTAATACTGCAAACATGCCAAAAATAAAAGTGATAGCCATTTGGCGGCTATCTTCTTTGTCCATGAAAACCTGGCGATAATAGAGCCACAGCCAAAACAGTGCAGGTATCAGTGCTCCAGTACCAAGCAGCACCAATAATCCTGGATGACTCCCAATCCAAGCTAGCAAGCTGTATGACCAAGTGAAAAAATCCTGAAAAGCTGTGCTGAGTGCGGGCATTTTTGTTTCTGTTCATTACTTATTATACATGATAAAGATA is a window of Candidatus Abawacabacteria bacterium DNA encoding:
- a CDS encoding PRC-barrel domain-containing protein; amino-acid sequence: MKKNYSTTFHLPVISVATETIIALPYQFIIEWQNFQIVALWVRFGLTHKKIILWQDIQEISNGWYVQSESALSEASDLIRLQEVLARFFNLKGAHCKTLDGVMLGKVSDFTFDMNTGQITQIMIKNYLLKPIAHELIIPLSAINKVENETIFVDDLEKKVETEQTSPVILPATNYV
- the tgt gene encoding tRNA guanosine(34) transglycosylase Tgt, with protein sequence MFDFSILSAPVKGSYARTGIFTTPHGEIRTPIFMPVGTKGTVKTFTPEELVAVGAEIILGNTYHLFLRPGDEFLAERGGLHGWSHWDKPILTDSGGFQVFSLKKIRKIDEDGVEFQSIHDGSKHYFTPERVMQVEANIGADIIMAFDECAPGKADKEYARAAMERTHRWLERCVQAQKRPGDQALFPIIQGVTYDDLRIESAQFVERFNLPGVAIGGLAVGEPKDITYRVLDTLAPHLPSNKPHYLMGLGSPEDLWEAVHRGVDMFDCVLPTRIGRHGGVFSPIGRVDVRRNAYRLSDQPIDQACNCYTCKNYSLSYLRHLIVENEILGARLCSLHNMHFLFEQIRTIRSSIMDGTFLQKKEAFTSKYKYMGS
- a CDS encoding ComF family protein — encoded protein: MSVWDLVFPPRCVHCNKVSHWLCESCQQYFNKHFHTQVHAVILPSLNQVFISCYDYSHTISRLLYAWKYRRWYGAGEYLKKLILAAYSEAFGTTERTLCVPVPIHRQRLRDRGFDQTKELLDMLVEQSPDICQQLLIRTKNTRTQVGLNRVARQQNVKRAFMPNITNKFLHQCDYRIVLIDDILTTGSTLQECAALLRQIGFSHIDALVLQRGT
- a CDS encoding tRNA uridine(34) 5-carboxymethylaminomethyl modification radical SAM/GNAT enzyme Elp3, with the protein product MSAIVPQKEYQKMTPALYEAAAFVLQKIISEEVTDRIRIDKWKREAARKFQVPCPAQTIILAVYRDLVEKGKLGRHDWINKTLKKSAIRTLSGVAPIPVLTKPYPCPGKCVYCPTEAGVPKSYNSNEPAVMRAITVNWDSYRQVAKRLYAMSTAGHTVEKVDLIVMGGTFSFLPRSYQASVVRKALKAMNEFVVMRENPKRFTKRFDSSIKVHTSLPAEMLKNESAAIRCIGITFETRPDYVTENEVIHLRKLGGTRIEIGVQSVYDDVNLLTKRGHGNKEAKEATFLLKEAGFKLHYHTMPNLPGSDLKRDQEMYEILWNDSDFRPDQIKIYPCVVTIDAELKDWFDRGEYHTYSDEELINMLTEVKKNVPYWVRIVRLGRDIPQPNILDGSHYTNFRELVQAAMKKKGYICRCIRCREVRDRAHDITQAELFVEEYIASQGKEYFISIESKDRSILYAHLRLRIPYHTLAGKKHFIRELTDSALIREVHTYGEAVPLEERRSGAAQHIGFGRMMMDKVEQILQREKIKKIAVISGVGVRGYYRKLGYELEGTYMVKKI
- a CDS encoding PrsW family intramembrane metalloprotease; protein product: MPALSTAFQDFFTWSYSLLAWIGSHPGLLVLLGTGALIPALFWLWLYYRQVFMDKEDSRQMAITFIFGMFAVLPVLGINYLLKSFLNFDLSQFVDQATIANHIPLIALGFIFMGALEEYAKFFIIRSVNDHQVAFNRIVDGIEYAVAGALGFAYIENIAYFTVAAENFAPDGLNNFWLLMSNMSFVQVVAARNFGTMLVHTLFSGFLGYYYGRAKIIGLEAEISEKKKLRQYLLFEGVKTRVHRLKMLWQKRTFPLPRSVHIRQEELIAEGLLVAVVLHATYNIFLHLDVSFLIAPMIIAEFAIIMHELHVDKNLKVYDLEKEARSEIRKELQKKF
- a CDS encoding class I SAM-dependent methyltransferase gives rise to the protein MNDYKTDLRNIYNTIADHFSKTRSFIWPELKAFLPYIPEQSHVIDIGCGNGRLIELLASKSCTYLGIDQAEDLLYEAKQKWPNYTFERADMTLYHYGSNRFDCAFFIASLHHLASNEEQIKVLKRVHRALNPQGKLFITVWNMWQAKYRKYIMKSPYHHSYVPYTAQENKQQRFYYAFTKTELITTCKKSGFRIIEAWYSNKEAIVARSEARNLCIIAEKL
- a CDS encoding bifunctional (p)ppGpp synthetase/guanosine-3',5'-bis(diphosphate) 3'-pyrophosphohydrolase, giving the protein MKKTLDTNINYLLELCKSFNQNSNLAKIQEAYLFAEQAHNGQFRKSGEPYVTHPLAVAMLLAELKVDDATIIAALLHDVPEDTSVSIEDVAAQFGEDVSHLVEGVTKLSKVKYVLNMEQYQVDCLRKMFLTLSQDLRVVIIKLADRLHNMRTLTAVAPEKRVRIALETMEIYAPLADRLGIWSFKWELEDLCFRHLYPLQFYKLTKELSLGQFERDELVKEMKDALGEQIVSKLQITNFEVYGRAKHLYSIFRKMERKQKTLSEIYDLFAIRVIVDKVSDCYAVLGLIHEMWKPKAGRFKDYIAAPKVNGYQSLHTTVFGVDENLIEFQIRTKSMHEQAELGFAAHWAYKDQGGSKAVNEKNMAWLARLKDLQENIHDNKEFIEGVKVDLFNQRIFVFTPRGEVKDLPEGANAIDFAFAVHSNVGYRCQGAKVNGKIVRLETPLKTGDVIEVLTTKNIIGPKRDWLRVAATVRARSRIKAWFRRQDRDANMHSGLELLERELAFFGKGKVSDLNEAKKNDLLQTFTSYKSFEDLLVAIGEGEISQRTVLKKLFSEQELLHGKVVATVRNDEVEKPQVYIQGERDVMITYAKCCLPTPPAPIIGYITRGRGVTVHTTDCRCVKNLALDRLVHASWLHPNAVTKYHVMVIIEAQDRVGLLRDILQELARYNVNVVNLRIHPRDELGNVRDEMVVEIVSVDQITAVLDSILSITGVLRAYQMVEAQSL